The following is a genomic window from Actinomycetota bacterium.
TATCTGGTCCTGGGACGTCCGTCGGGCCCGGAGATGGTGCCCCTCTCCGGCGACCGGCTGACCATCGGTCGGGGCCCGTCGAACGACCTGGCCCTGGAGGCAGACTCGAAAGTCTCCCGCCTGCACGCCGTCCTGGAGCGGTATCAGTCGGGGTGGGCCATCCGGGACATGGGGAGCCGCAACGGGACGTTCGTGAACGGCGAGCGGTTGATCACCGAGCGGGTTCTGCGCCCGGGCGACGAGGTCACCATCGGCGACACCCGCCTGGCCTACCGGCTGGAGGAGGCCGCCGACGCCTCCCTCACCGCGACGCGGGTGGCGGAGGGCCCGCCCGAGCTCACCCGCCGGGAGCGCGAGGTCCTGGTGGCGCTGTGCGGGCCGGTGTTCTCGAGCGACATGTTCACCGAGCCAGCCTC
Proteins encoded in this region:
- a CDS encoding FHA domain-containing protein gives rise to the protein MSGYLVLGRPSGPEMVPLSGDRLTIGRGPSNDLALEADSKVSRLHAVLERYQSGWAIRDMGSRNGTFVNGERLITERVLRPGDEVTIGDTRLAYRLEEAADASLTATRVAEGPPELTRREREVLVALCGPVFSSDMFTEPASVKDIAQQLFVTEAAVKQHLAHLYDKFAVYGESGRRTRLANEAIRRGAVRLADLRASSESDSTG